The following nucleotide sequence is from Drosophila simulans strain w501 chromosome 3L, Prin_Dsim_3.1, whole genome shotgun sequence.
ATCGTTGCTGGGGGCCGATTTCTTTCCTTATCAGCtctataaaaaaacaaattagcatatataaacaaataccaTTCCACTGCGGAACTAGAACggctttatatatttacagcTGTACACTTATATTGTTATaaacatgcaaataaataagaataagCAAGCAGAAGAAGTTGCTCCCGCTGATAAAATTTGAACTAAACTTTAGCTGGGATTATTTGAGAATTATAGTATCGAAGAGGGCTTTTTGGGGGGCGCCAAGGGGCTTAGTAATCTAGTACTGGTGTTGGCGCAGAATGCCATTGGGGCTGGGCTGCGGGGAGTAGTCCGGCACGGGGAATCCCGAGGTGGCCACCACTATGGTCTCCATGGGATTCTGCGAGGATTGCTTCAGCGGGCGACTTTGCTGCGGGTTCGGAGGCGGGTACTGCTGGTACGCGTTGATGTCCCGGAAGCGACGATCCATCAGGTTCGAGTCCATCGACAAGTGCGCCGCCCGCACGATGGCTCCCTCGTTCACCTCAATGGTCTCGGCCATGGAACGGGTTTCCGGAACGTACGCGGCATTGTTATACGCCTGGACCTCCACCCTGTCCATACAAATCGAGAATTAGTTTCCAGCAATTACGAATGTGTGAATCGTTATACTTACTCCTCGTAGGCGCGAATCGGGGTCCTGGTGGTGAGAATATCATTGGAATCCTTGCGAGGATTGAACAAAGTATCCTATGGAAAAGGGAATGTTCGTTTAATTTTAGACGAGACAGCTACAGCCCATTcaacattttgtaatattttataaaggaAGATATTTGAGACTTTTTAAGGATACTTTAAGTTTACACTGAGTTAAGAGCACCTCAGTTCAAGCGAACTGTCCTTGCAAAGAACTCCCGAACCTAAGACCCAGTAAGTCGTCATTTTCCAACGTGCTCGGTGGAACCAAACCGAAAAGCCAAGAGCCCGCTATCAGGCAAACCTGGTGCCAAATTGGAAACCAGCTTATCAGCAATTACCACCACCACATTGAGGTAATGGCGACAAAGTGCTAAGTTTAGCCATGTCGTAGTCGCTGCCCGGCGATTTTTACCTTCTACGTTGTTGGAATATTTTCAAAGACAGTGTCGAAAATTTATGGAATCAGCGGAGACAACGAAGAAGTCACCCAGCATAGGTGGGCGATGAGCTCACTCGCCGACCTGACCGCAACTTACCACATTGTCCTTATCGGTGGAAATGCGAATGGCTCTCGCGACGAGGTATGCGAGCAGTCCAAAGTTAATGAACCACAAAACGAATCCCTTGAAGGAGATGATCATCATGGAAATGGCAGCCACTCCTCCGGCGATTAAGGTGGCAGCCAAGGGATAGATGACACCAGCATTGATACTATTGGCATTAAACCTCAGAGCCTCCGCGTGGAAACGTCCGTAGTCCACGCCGAAGATCACTCCGGAAGCTACATCCATGCAGCATATGGCGGCCACGAAGAAGGCCCAGATGTAGATGGCAGTCACGGTCTGCTTCGGGTTGTCCTTGCGCACCCCTGAAATGGTAGGAGTATAAGCGGGTTATAAACTTAAGTGTAATCCATCACGGGCAAGTGCTGTCAGGAACATAACAGGGCGCTAAACATGTGATACTTAAATGGGCTTACTTATTGGTGATACATCAATCAAACTTATAATGGAGTCATTAAATAATATCATTTTAAAGTCGAATATGTTCGAGTAAAGTATGCTCTGAAATGTGCCAAAAAGCTAATCACTTTGGTTTcgaaattaaagtaaatagcatttaacaaattttaattaatcaattacTAGATAAGATATGTTTCGTACATATTTGAGCAGTATTCAGATTGAGTCATAACCATAACTCTAGCTACATTGCtatattttaactttaaaCAACGAATTGTAAGAATATAACAAAGAAAAAGACTTTCCGGTTTACTTGTGGGCTAATGTTCTTAATTCTTTGAATGCCAATAGCAAATGCTGAAAATTTTATATAGTGGGGAACAACCATTAATGAAATCGTTATATAACCCATCATATAAGTTCCCAGCGAACTTATCAtcaagttttgtttatttgggcTTTACGGCTTTGTGCCATGCGTAAGTTTTGGCTGCCTCACAAACAAATTTCTATATTTCTCCTCGTGAATCATAAAGGTTTCGATATCTTAACTATATATGCAGTTCATTTCCGGTTCTTGAAGTACTTACACAGTAGCAGCACAACGGAGACGATCAGCCAGCAAACCGAAACGCCCAGGTAGACCGAATTCCAGATCAAAATCTGGGTGGGATCGAAAACAGTAGTCACTGTATTCAGAATGGTTTGGTCGTAGTTCTGGTAATCACTGGGATTCATCTTGCAACTGCCCTTGAAGTACACGTCGAAGAATACAGTCTTGACCATGGAGCCATAGCTGAGGTCATTTGTAATATACAGGACACAATTGTAGGCACATATCGCTGTTATGGTCAAGCCCATCCAGATGATGGACTGGGCCtgaaatacaaacacaaataaaataagaagaataatttataaaaaaaagtcagAGGCACACTAAAGAAAAATGAGTTCTTATTGGTTTTTGTTCGTcattcttttttaaaatttatacttatacattgaaaattaattaaacaaaaaagttgTATCGTTTGTTCTTCGTGTTCCGTCATTAAAGAGGTGGATGGCTTCTAGATCCTGATATTATTCACACCCAACGAATTATGCAATTTTGTATGTACTCATTTACGTTTACGTTTTTTAGTGTCCCAATCTAGATCTTTTGTTCATTCACTTGTTTACACACGTCAATCGGCATTATCTGCTATCTGAGCGGCTCAGCTCTTCAGTTTGGGAGTCGTCCCGATGAGTCAATGAGTATTATACTCGTATCATGATTACTGGAATACTGGACTTTCCGATAGCGAGAGACCATCCAATCTTGGTAAGTGCGTTCAATGTCAGGTCGAACACCTCCCCATATCTCTTATCAATGGGCTGGGAATGGGGTCGCGGTCGCTTGGCGGCCGAGACTGTAACAATGAATTCCAACCGCCGACTTACCACTCCGAGAATTCCGGCCCAAACTGCTACCGTTCTGAGGGAGCCAAAGTGCTTGATTTTCGCCGCTGGTGCTGGATACATTTTGCAGTGACTGTTCGATGCTTAGGGGTGGTTTCGACAGCCAGATATTCTCACGCCCCGGATGCGGGACTCAAATCGATCGGGTTGAGTGCGCTTTTGCAGTACGCGACGTCTGTTGGCCAACTGAACGATCGAGCCGGACAATTAAGTTCGCCACCCGTTTACTATATTTTCCGATAAACCTTGCGATAATGACTCTTTTGACAAAAAGCCAACTGGCCAggggcttttatttttttatgtttcgcTTCGATCGAGGCGGTATCCGCTcgcttttcgtttcgttcgtTAACTGAATTCTGTGGTTTGGCTGGAACGTTTATCAGGTCGTAAGTTATATTATCGCTACTGATAAGAGAGCCCCCTACCCCACAACTTTCCCTTGGCTTGAATGGTAAAAGAGAGACCAAAATCGAATGGCTACATTTGGAATTTCGGAATCTTATCGGTCCTCTGTATTAGCACATTAGTGATGTTGGCCTTTATCACTGCGTAAATGCAAGTATTTAATGCTTACCTCACAGGTTAAATATGCCAAATATTTACGAGGAGAATTTTTGTGAATTCAAAGTGCGCGGGCAAAGGCGCCCTCTACTGTCTACAAAACGCACTGTTCCTTTTTTTACATTGCATGACAGGGAAGACGCGTCACCGTCTTTCAAGCGAAAATGTGCTGATTATTTATCTTTTATAAAAACAAGCACATAAActaagtatttatttgtattaaacTACTCAGCAATCCCAATATGCACAATAAatgctttattatttaaagtaaagAATGACGTTATCGTAATGAACGGCAACGCTGTGCGGTCTGACCATGGTTGACCTCCCAGGCAGCCGCCATTTCCGTGGCGTGCGAGCGAAACGACTAGCCCATGTTTTCCCGCCGTGCCAGGGCAGCGAGCATGCTAAAGAGCGAGACGACCATACGCGTCCGTCGAGAACTGCTACAGCACATACGCATTTTTAACCCTAAAAAATACAGCACCGAGTCTTTAGTACAGTCAAAGTGACGCCGCGACAACTGAGAACGAAACcgaaaattaaaaacggaAGAGATTGTTGTTCCTGGTGTCCAAAAAAGATAGATTGTTTCGTTCGAGTGGCTCATCCGTATCCGATCGATACATAAAGCCCAGCTAGCTGCTCAACTGGAGTGCAGAAGTGCAGTTTGTCGTAATCGCCGATTAATATTGAAAAGTAGCGGCTTGCAGTTGCGCGTGTAGCGCCCGCACAAACCGAATAACACCATCACTACGGCGTGCTCACCCGAATCCAAAACGCCACGAAATGAACAACCAACTGAATCCGGCAACCTACCGCAAGTTTAACAATCTGCTCAGTAGCGGAGCGGTCACTGTGACCGGTCCCAGCCAGCCGCGAATCCTCAAGTCGACGCGTCTGGTGGTACCCGGTGGTGGCGGAGGTGGGGGTGCCTCTGCCGGAGGAGCCTCAGCCGTCGGTGGCGCAGCTCAGCAGCAGGCGGTCAACGATGCGGAGTCGGGTGGCTTGGGTATCGGCGGATTGGCCACGCGATGCTATATCTGCGATGACCGCTGCGAGCCGCAGACTTCGCTAACCGATATGTGCACCACGCACACTTCCACCAAATTCCCCAACAAACTGGCCCAGCTCGTGGGCGAGGGTTTCCTCGTGATTGTTTGCGGCGAGGATTACGTGTGCTCCCGCTGCACCAACCTGGTGAACTACTACGACCGCCTGGAAAACGATGTGGAGCGCGTCAAGACGAACCTGATCAGTTTGCTTAACAAGAAGTATGCCATTAACGAGGATATGGGCCTGGAAGGCAGTCCTCCGCTCAAGATGCAGAAAATGGTCGGTGGATCCGCCAATCGTTCGTTGGAGGAGAGTCCTAGTGCGGATTTGCTGCGTCCACGTAAAGTCCTGCAGGGAAACCCAGGTAAGCACATAAATACAGCAGCTATAAAGCTTTCCtaatgcaaattgtgcaaTCGTACAGTTGCCCAGTCCAAGATCGCCCCAGGAACCACCCAGAGCAGCGTCCAGGGCACCCAGACAGTCCAACGCAAGGCCACCAAGATCTATAAGTGCACCTCGTGTGACTATAAAACCTCGGATATGCGGCTGTTCAACACGCATTATGAAACCTGCAAGCAGCAGACCTTCCAGTGCAAGACTTGCCGCAAAATCTTCCCGCACTTTGGGGCCATGAAGCAGCACATGGTGCGCGACCACAATACCGCCATGGATAACACATGTGCCATGTGCCACATTAACTTCGTGAACGAGAACAGCCTGCGCAAGCACATGGAGACGAATCACGCTACCAATGTACTGGtgaccagcaccaccaccatacCAGCATCAGCTGCTCccgcggctgctgctgcagctgccgctgctgccaacGAGAATCTGGTTGGAACATCGCTGTACACATGCAATCATTGCCAGTTCAAGTCAACGGACAAGGTCGTTTTCGATGAGCATATGCGCAAGCATGCCGCGGGTAAACCTAAGCCTTTTAAGTGCCGCCTGTGCTCCCAGCGCTTTGAGACGCGCGAAGCTGCTACTGTGCATGCCAAACAGCATCAGACCAACTTCTTCAAGTGCGGCACTTGTTCGATGACCTTCCCGAAGCGGGAGATGCTCGTGAAGCACTTCGAAGTGCATCAGAGTCCTTCTGCATCGACGGTATCGCCCAAGCAGTCAGTTAGCCAGAACCTGAACACCCAGAAGCTCCTTCAAGAGACCATTGATGAGGCACTCAGCGATAGCCTGCCTGCATCGACAGCTGCTGTGGTGGCAACCACCGAGTCGGAGAACAACATACGCTTCTTCTCGTGCAGCATTTGCTCACTGACCTTTATCCAGGAGACATACTACAACCACCACATGGAGACCCACAGACGAGACAAGAAGGGAACATCGGCCGGAGCCACTGCCCTCAATTCGGCAGCTACGGCTTTACTGAGCGATGAGCCCGGAGAGGCATCTGGTAAGGCCGGTGACGAAAGCGGCGAGCAAAACGCAGAGGCCGACATTGAGAGCCTGTTTGAAAAGCTCCACTCCGACAAGAACGAGAGCGGTGAGGCGCCCAAAGCTGGAAGCAAAGGCGGCGAGATGGTTATTACCTCGCAGGAGGGCAGTGGAGGCATAACCTTCAACATTACTATCCCGCAACCGGACGGAGACCAATCGCAAAAGGATTCACCCAATACCACAGCACCTGTCTCTGTTAGCATTGACATGCCGAATTTGGATCAAGCCGAAGACGAATCACAGTCCCAGGGCAGCATCGATGCCAAGGGCGAAAGCGGCGAGGCCTCCTCTGCCGATAGCAAATCCAATGCCGCGCCTGTTTCCATGCCCAGTTTAGATGATGACAACGaggctgcagctgctgaagCTGAGGCCTCAGAGGAAACCAAGGCGGCTAGCAAAGCAGGCCAAGAGAAAGCCAAGGCCAAGGTTGGAGAAAGTGCCAAGTCAAAGGAAGCCCCCGCTGCTGAAGAACCACAACCATCGGACGAAGGAGACGGAGTTGCTAAGCGTGAGGCAACAGATACGCCCACAACTGAGTCGGAGGCCAACGCCGCGACCGCTGAAGCCGGTGAATCAGGCGAAGGCGAGGTTACTGCCAGTACTGGAGCCGAGGGCGAGGCGGGTGAAGCTGCTGGTGGCGAGCATGTGGCCATGGAACTTGATGAAGCCATGCAGGCACAAGTGGAAGGTGGCCAGATCAAGTTCATTGTTAACGAGAACGGacatctcctccagctggaCAACCACATCCTAACGGACGCCGAAGGCAACCAAATAATTGTGCAAGATCCCGAGCAAATACAGCAGCTCCTCCAAAGCGTAGGAGTACTGCAGTCCGGCGAGGGACTCGAGGGCGAAACCCTCCAGATGATGACCGATGGCAGTGGCCAGATGGTACTTGTCCATGGCGATAACAATGAACAGCAGCTAATCGATGCCTCCCTGTTGAACTCCGAGGGGCAGTTAATTATCCAGCAGGGACAGGATGGTGAGGAAGGCGCTCATGTCATTAGCGAGGATGGTACCCGCATCCCAGTGTCCGTGTCGTACACGGAAGATGGCCAGCCCATAGTCCAGGTTCAGCAACAGGTCCTGGAGGCCGCGCAGCAGGCAGCCAGCGCTTCCGGCAGTGCAGATGACAAGGAGGCGGCTGCGGCCTCGGCCGGCGAGGAAGTGCAAGTGTCGGAGGCATCCAGTGGCACGGCATCCACCACCGTTGTGGCCACGAGCACGGCCAGCAGCACTGGTGGCCCCTCTGGCGGCAGCTTTTTTGCCCTGGAGGAGTTTACGGAGACAAAGGCCGACTAGGATTGGCCCTAGGGGCGTGGTCATGACCACTACACCATATTGGCATGCGAAGAGGACTGGTAAGTTAAAGGAAGTCCAGCGTAAACTGGGATATTCAAACATCTTCgttttttaggttttagctGTGGGTACGCTCAAGATCTCTGGAGGACTTTTGCACACCCCGATTTGGAACCTACTCCCTGACACCCAAAACGGAACCAACTTTACAGACAACTGAACACGAAGAcagaaaaatacacacacgaaccttttcaatatatatttacatttagtATATGTATTTAACACTCCAGTAAACTA
It contains:
- the LOC6738975 gene encoding uncharacterized protein LOC6738975, with protein sequence MYPAPAAKIKHFGSLRTVAVWAGILGVAQSIIWMGLTITAICAYNCVLYITNDLSYGSMVKTVFFDVYFKGSCKMNPSDYQNYDQTILNTVTTVFDPTQILIWNSVYLGVSVCWLIVSVVLLLWVRKDNPKQTVTAIYIWAFFVAAICCMDVASGVIFGVDYGRFHAEALRFNANSINAGVIYPLAATLIAGGVAAISMMIISFKGFVLWFINFGLLAYLVARAIRISTDKDNVDTLFNPRKDSNDILTTRTPIRAYEEVEVQAYNNAAYVPETRSMAETIEVNEGAIVRAAHLSMDSNLMDRRFRDINAYQQYPPPNPQQSRPLKQSSQNPMETIVVATSGFPVPDYSPQPSPNGILRQHQY
- the LOC6738976 gene encoding RE1-silencing transcription factor → MNNQLNPATYRKFNNLLSSGAVTVTGPSQPRILKSTRLVVPGGGGGGGASAGGASAVGGAAQQQAVNDAESGGLGIGGLATRCYICDDRCEPQTSLTDMCTTHTSTKFPNKLAQLVGEGFLVIVCGEDYVCSRCTNLVNYYDRLENDVERVKTNLISLLNKKYAINEDMGLEGSPPLKMQKMVGGSANRSLEESPSADLLRPRKVLQGNPVAQSKIAPGTTQSSVQGTQTVQRKATKIYKCTSCDYKTSDMRLFNTHYETCKQQTFQCKTCRKIFPHFGAMKQHMVRDHNTAMDNTCAMCHINFVNENSLRKHMETNHATNVLVTSTTTIPASAAPAAAAAAAAAANENLVGTSLYTCNHCQFKSTDKVVFDEHMRKHAAGKPKPFKCRLCSQRFETREAATVHAKQHQTNFFKCGTCSMTFPKREMLVKHFEVHQSPSASTVSPKQSVSQNLNTQKLLQETIDEALSDSLPASTAAVVATTESENNIRFFSCSICSLTFIQETYYNHHMETHRRDKKGTSAGATALNSAATALLSDEPGEASGKAGDESGEQNAEADIESLFEKLHSDKNESGEAPKAGSKGGEMVITSQEGSGGITFNITIPQPDGDQSQKDSPNTTAPVSVSIDMPNLDQAEDESQSQGSIDAKGESGEASSADSKSNAAPVSMPSLDDDNEAAAAEAEASEETKAASKAGQEKAKAKVGESAKSKEAPAAEEPQPSDEGDGVAKREATDTPTTESEANAATAEAGESGEGEVTASTGAEGEAGEAAGGEHVAMELDEAMQAQVEGGQIKFIVNENGHLLQLDNHILTDAEGNQIIVQDPEQIQQLLQSVGVLQSGEGLEGETLQMMTDGSGQMVLVHGDNNEQQLIDASLLNSEGQLIIQQGQDGEEGAHVISEDGTRIPVSVSYTEDGQPIVQVQQQVLEAAQQAASASGSADDKEAAAASAGEEVQVSEASSGTASTTVVATSTASSTGGPSGGSFFALEEFTETKAD